Proteins encoded in a region of the Tripterygium wilfordii isolate XIE 37 chromosome 21, ASM1340144v1, whole genome shotgun sequence genome:
- the LOC119989346 gene encoding protein JINGUBANG, giving the protein MADSMDPPGTPLLSGVISSSSSSSSETDESPVTSHRFVLQDVNFPHIPRKCLSGSQSYRSLAVLSGHIGTVSCLALCGEFILSASQGKDIIVWQQPDLRSFTKFGQGEGSVKALVTVGTKVFTAHQDSRIRVWKVTRRSENVFRLVDTLPTTKDYLGKFMKQSNYVQTRRHHKRLWIEHADSISCLAVNNGFIYSGSWDKTLKVWRISDLKCLESIKAHDDAINALVACKGTVYSASADGKIKAWGKEGKSSHSLKGILEGHKDVSINAVIVSEDGKWVYGGGSDGFLMGWEGSLDLISWKFVSEVKAHKMAVLCMCLTGEILCSGSADKNICIWKREAFGKLSKVGVISGHEGPVKCLQASPSNVGGGFLLYSGGFDKSLRVWWVPKYCTQRDNSSTTKDPEGNSIILC; this is encoded by the coding sequence ATGGCTGATTCGATGGATCCTCCCGGGACCCCATTATTGTCCGGAGTAATAAGTAGTAGCAGCAGTAGCAGTAGCGAGACCGATGAGAGTCCGGTGACTTCGCACCGTTTTGTGCTGCAAGATGTGAACTTTCCTCATATCCCAAGAAAGTGCTTATCTGGGTCTCAATCGTATCGATCATTGGCGGTTCTATCAGGGCATATAGGGACAGTTTCTTGCTTGGCCTTATGTGGGGAATTTATATTGAGTGCTTCACAAGGGAAGGACATAATAGTGTGGCAACAGCCCGACTTGAGATCGTTTACTAAGTTTGGACAAGGAGAGGGCTCGGTGAAGGCGCTTGTGACGGTTGGGACTAAAGTCTTTACTGCTCATCAAGATAGTAGAATTAGGGTCTGGAAGGTAACAAGAAGGTCTGAGAATGTGTTTAGGCTTGTTGATACACTTCCTACTACTAAGGATTATTTGGGGAAATTCATGAAGCAAAGCAATTATGTGCAAACAAGGCGGCACCATAAACGGCTATGGATTGAACATGCTGATAGTATTTCTTGTTTGGCTGTTAATAATGGATTTATTTATTCAGGTTCTTGGGATAAGACCCTCAAAGTTTGGAGGATATCAGATTTGAAGTGTTTGGAGTCAATTAAGGCTCATGATGATGCAATTAATGCGTTGGTGGCTTGTAAGGGAACTGTGTATTCAGCTTCTGCAGATGGAAAGATTAAAGCTTGGGGAAAAGAAGGGAAGAGCTCACACTCATTGAAGGGGATTCTTGAGGGTCATAAGGATGTTTCCATTAATGCTGTGATTGTATCTGAGGATGGAAAGTGGGTTTATGGAGGAGGATCAGATGGGTTTTTGATGGGGTGGGAGGGGAGTCTTGATCTTATTAGTTGGAAGTTTGTGAGTGAGGTTAAAGCACATAAGATGGCTGTTTTGTGTATGTGTCTAACAGGGGAGATTTTGTGCAGTGGTTCTGCTGATAAGAATATATGTATTTGGAAGAGAGAGGCTTTTGGGAAACTATCCAAGGTTGGGGTCATAAGTGGTCATGAAGGGCCAGTCAAGTGTTTACAAGCATCACCAAGTAATGTTGGTGGTGGATTCTTGCTCTACAGTGGAGGATTTGACAAGAGTCTAAGAGTTTGGTGGGTACCCAAGTACTGCACTCAAAGAGATAATTCATCTACAACAAAAGATCCAGAGGGAAATTCTATCATCTTGTGTTAG